The Edaphobacter sp. 12200R-103 genome contains a region encoding:
- a CDS encoding inositol monophosphatase family protein: MNRFEFAHKAEEIAREAGSLLKSFYEKGVTPEYKGDVDLVTEADKSSEKLIRQRLQETFPGHGIYGEEGTRDALDSEYRWYVDPLDGTTNFAHGFPAFAVVLGLEHRPAGLKQDEDGVLIAGVVYDPLRDEMFVTEKGKGAWLNGKQIHVSKTKTLQESLTATGFPSHKRHLNPNAYFYYQITLRSHGVRRAGSAALDLAYVACGRLEGFWEFNLNPWDTSSGVLLVTEAGGTVSHFDGGRFTLDSREVLATNTLIQDEMVHIFREMFAGRELDPIPTPAEFAARRAAGEK, translated from the coding sequence GTGAATCGATTTGAGTTTGCACACAAGGCCGAAGAGATTGCCCGCGAGGCAGGTTCGCTGCTGAAAAGTTTTTATGAGAAGGGCGTGACGCCAGAGTATAAGGGCGACGTCGATCTGGTGACGGAGGCCGACAAGAGCAGCGAGAAGCTGATCCGGCAGCGGCTGCAGGAGACCTTTCCCGGTCATGGGATCTATGGGGAAGAGGGAACGCGGGATGCTTTGGACAGCGAGTACCGCTGGTATGTCGATCCGCTGGATGGGACGACCAACTTTGCGCATGGGTTTCCGGCTTTTGCGGTCGTGCTTGGACTGGAGCACAGGCCTGCTGGTTTGAAGCAGGATGAAGATGGTGTGCTGATTGCTGGAGTAGTGTACGATCCGCTGCGCGATGAGATGTTTGTTACCGAGAAGGGCAAGGGAGCGTGGCTGAACGGGAAGCAGATTCACGTCTCGAAGACGAAGACTCTGCAGGAATCTCTGACGGCGACCGGGTTCCCGAGCCATAAGCGGCATTTGAATCCGAATGCATATTTTTATTACCAGATCACGCTGCGCTCTCATGGCGTGAGGCGTGCCGGTTCGGCTGCATTGGACCTGGCTTATGTGGCTTGCGGCAGGCTGGAAGGTTTCTGGGAGTTCAACCTGAATCCGTGGGATACGTCGTCGGGCGTGTTGCTGGTGACGGAGGCAGGCGGGACGGTGTCGCACTTCGATGGTGGCAGGTTCACGCTGGACAGCCGCGAGGTGTTGGCGACTAACACGCTTATTCAGGACGAGATGGTCCACATCTTCCGCGAAATGTTTGCCGGGCGTGAGCTGGACCCGATTCCTACGCCTGCGGAGTTCGCGGCACGAAGAGCTGCTGGAGAGAAGTAA